DNA from bacterium:
CATACCGCTTCCTCCGATTCCGTCATGTTTTCGCTGATCGTCCCCCTGCTCAACGAACAGGATTCGCTGCAGGAGCTCTACGATCAGATCCGCTCTGTGATGGAGCGCATGGGCCACTCTTACGAGATCCTCTTTATCGACGACGGCTCCACCGACGCTTCGGCGGAGATCATCGAGCGCTTGAACAGCCACGATGATCGCGTCAAGCTGATCCAGTTTCTCCACAATTATGGAAAATCCGCCGCGCTGGCCGCCGGCTTTATGGCCTGCCGCGGCCGTTTTGTCGTTACCATGGACGCCGATCTCCAGGACGACCCGGAGGAGATCCCGGCGTTGTATGAGAAAATCCAAAGCGGCTATGATCTGGTCTCGGGGTGGAAAAAAATCCGTCACGACCCGTTTATCAAGCGCATCACCTCCAAAGTTTACAATTTTTTCACCAGCCTGTTCAGCGGCATTCGGTTGCACGATTTCAACTGCGGTCTAAAGATGTATCGCCGCGAAGTGGCCAAAACCATCCACGTTTACGGCGATCTGCACCGCTATCTCCCGGTCATCGCCCACCGCAACGGCTTCCGCGTCGCGGAAATTCCCGT
Protein-coding regions in this window:
- a CDS encoding glycosyltransferase family 2 protein — protein: MFSLIVPLLNEQDSLQELYDQIRSVMERMGHSYEILFIDDGSTDASAEIIERLNSHDDRVKLIQFLHNYGKSAALAAGFMACRGRFVVTMDADLQDDPEEIPALYEKIQSGYDLVSGWKKIRHDPFIKRITSKVYNFFTSLFSGIRLHDFNCGLKMYRREVAKTIHVYGDLHRYLPVIAHRNGFRVAEIPVRHRPRRHGVSKFGMTRFTRGAFDLLTITFLTRYRMRPLHLFGVLGLTASGVGSAILVVLAYQRLFQHVYLSNRPLLFLGVLLIIVGIQFFSIGLLGEMITSQRTESDAFLIKKCLGCQSSLPQQLPASFSIT